Proteins encoded in a region of the Manduca sexta isolate Smith_Timp_Sample1 chromosome 9, JHU_Msex_v1.0, whole genome shotgun sequence genome:
- the LOC115441313 gene encoding uncharacterized protein LOC115441313 isoform X1 produces the protein MSIDIKMIPLELDGDNLGRKHQHYNRLLKEALTKKDIELTPNFKECGDIENLLKIDVACINKNVNFILEVLKCEDMLYVSRVVKRSTWLITEPEHAHIINMDYLKTHLFPYMTTRAINKLMLSIRLHIKDEKKAEEFYYYEEKKNGDKALKWLPYCSLPFIEQVVAKRKDPIEGVLLKRLCEKSISVLEISINNCHYYYNYENTLKATLFLIHNNAERYLDAVEKLESYQIPAFGRKYTEVLMKVCPQRILNNFEKLSPRIDYATCAKYMKKEDIKPFLLQQAGNQKMNKFLKYYVKYFLQHLPKEDRCEFTRQLMFINHEKSLLPGKIERDHMPESETNRAWTNPKNVYDWYQCVPFDVTFHDLKKLLQTESSPGERNSMLTILLYCAGNDIKNIHTLLQYYNEKHINELFQYKINFIKNVLKYVDVINDNETWSILNRLFHSMDVYIESSNNVQVCVEIILIYNALHDIPNPKVVENKFLFSTLKVYENRLIPVEKEKVFKYLYNHLLEKTNKITITSESCFNELVTLIRKYLELLNDWEKKLNDYPLIINKIKELIAIKREKSWNSDLSLLYHVNKTWRKYLFEESVLLSPTESVCINALKHDPRLLSCYEDRIDKLHSSVSSSTFLNKIRVYWPISLTTEWKKFYLRQLDNPSKQKIAIKSLMRILPQDELKALIIKYAPEDTKINWGAIDEVHINLKKYVAMNMYVSRPLLSAEMVLLYAKGDYLQYCIPSLNSILSNLSNHQSASIIQKLLTAHVTLRKYGIRLAFSKLESKNLIPLFSEAWKATNKSSIRVFLLQKIYDALCNETNIDMSEELWELLSYFIDNLSSKDYKKIYDLLKEVSKVPYTVRGKFFMKSYAFFKSMPADDLIGYKMKHLIDFVPDVVNQLDTEMIVNVMWKDAQETFDKKICEILDVFTTNALFCEDEETQIRNYRKILAPLMDRHLPKWDIKHDNQKYVPYNMVNLLHSFMSKLKNVFLDPNLVIPVKMFKDILSKIENSLIAEENYVFITTWKLLTSFTELVNTHRPSIGYVEMEQTDEVLDTRVGYKRYKYLDEKWDELFAKIIPTFAKVCSDNLQIDIEKYFPSIYTLFGQAVTTVIYKFDPDYANYMFYKHMLTINKSKENYLMVLEYSTVYAPEGKEEILDEIRSLLESHPSLEVKLHYAEEFNILDITTLSQYTY, from the coding sequence tattgaCATCAAAATGATTCCACTGGAACTAGATGGTGACAACCTGGGAAGAAAACATCAACATTATAACAGACTGTTGAAGGAGGCTCTCACTAAAAAGGATATAGAATTAACACCTAACTTTAAGGAGTGTGGAGACATTGAAAATCTCCTGAAAATTGACGTTgcttgcataaataaaaatgttaattttatcctTGAAGTGCTCAAATGCGAAGATATGTTATATGTTTCAAGAGTGGTGAAACGAAGCACGTGGCTGATAACTGAACCCGAACACGCGCATATAATCAACATGGACTATCTAAAAACACATCTATTCCCTTATATGACAACTAGAGCTATTAACAAACTAATGCTCAGTATAAGACTTCATATAAAAGATGAAAAAAAAGCGGAAGAGTTTTATTATTAcgaagagaaaaaaaatggaGATAAGGCATTGAAATGGTTACCATATTGTTCTTTACCTTTCATTGAGCAGGTCGTTGCAAAACGCAAAGATCCAATAGAAGGAGTTTTATTGAAACGTTTATGTGAAAAGTCTATCAGCGTGCtggaaatttcaataaataattgtcattaCTATTACAACTACGAAAACACTTTAAAAGCGACgctttttttaatacacaataatgCTGAAAGGTACTTAGACGCAGTAGAGAAACTGGAATCATACCAAATACCTGCTTTTGGACGTAAATATACCGAAGTCTTAATGAAAGTATGTCCCCAaagaatacttaataattttgaaaaattgtcGCCCCGCATTGATTATGCAACTTGTGCGAAATATATGAAAAAGGAAGATATAAAACCGTTTTTATTGCAACAAGCAGGTAATCAAAAAATGAACAAATtccttaaatattatgttaagtaTTTTCTACAGCACTTGCCTAAAGAAGATCGATGTGAATTTACAAGACAATTAATGTTCATCAATCATGAAAAGTCTCTATTGCCCGGTAAGATAGAACGTGATCATATGCCAGAGAGTGAAACTAATAGGGCATGGACAAACCCCAAAAATGTTTACGATTGGTATCAATGTGTTCCTTTCGATGTCACTTTTCATGATCTAAAAAAACTACTACAAACTGAATCCTCGCCAGGTGAGAGAAATTCAATGTTGACAATTCTTTTATATTGCGCTGGcaatgacattaaaaatatacatactttgCTGCAATATTACAATGAGAAACATATAAATGAGCTATTTCAGTacaagataaattttataaaaaatgtgttaaaatatgtaGATGTTATCAATGACAACGAAACTTGGTCAATTTTAAATCGGTTGTTTCACAGTATGGATGTTTATATAGAATCTAGCAATAATGTCCAAGTATGtgtcgaaattattttaatatataatgccTTACATGATATACCAAATCCAAAAGTTgttgaaaacaaatttttatttagtactttAAAAGTTTACGAAAACAGACTAATACCAGTTGAAAAAGAAAAGGTCTTTAAATATCTGTACAATCATTTactagaaaaaacaaataagataaCCATTACTAGTGAATCATGTTTCAACGAACTAGTtactttaataagaaaatatctaGAGCTCCTTAATGATtgggaaaagaaattaaatgattatccATTGatcattaacaaaataaaggaGTTGATTGCAATTAAAAGAGAAAAATCATGGAACTCAGATTTATCGTTGCTTtatcatgttaataaaacatgGCGAAAGTACTTGTTTGAAGAATCTGTTTTATTATCCCCAACGGAATCAGTATGCATCAATGCTCTTAAACATGACCCGCGTCTGCTTTCATGTTATGAAGACCGAATAGATAAATTACATAGTTCCGTATCTTCAAGcactttcttaaataaaatacgcgTGTACTGGCCAATTTCTTTaactactgaatggaaaaaATTCTATTTACGACAACTAGATAATCCCAGTAAACAGAAAATTGCAATTAAATCTTTAATGAGAATTCTCCCTCAAGATGAACTAAAAGcccttattataaaatacgcaCCGGAAGACACCAAAATTAACTGGGGCGCAATAGATGAAGttcacattaatttaaaaaaatatgttgcgaTGAATATGTATGTATCAAGACCCTTACTGTCAGCGGAAATGGTTTTGCTATACGCCAAAGGCGATTACTTACAATACTGTATTCCttctttaaattcaattttatcaaaTCTTAGCAACCATCAAAGTGCTTCAATTATACAGAAGTTACTAACTGCACATGTCACTCTACGGAAATATGGTATCCGGTTAGCGTTTTCTAAGCTAGAATCGAAAAATCTAATTCCACTGTTTTCGGAGGCGTGGAAAGCAACAAACAAGTCAAGTATACGTGtctttttattgcaaaaaatatatgatgCCTTATGTAATGAGACCAACATTGACATGTCCGAAGAATTATGggaattattaagttatttcaTCGATAATTTATCGTCTAAAGACTATAAAAAGATATACGATTTACTAAAGGAAGTATCAAAAGTGCCTTACACGGTTAGAGGAAAGTTTTTTATGAAAAGCTATGCTTTCTTTAAATCTATGCCAGCTGATGATCTTATTGGGTATAAAATGAAACATCTTATCGACTTTGTACCTGATGTTGTAAATCAATTAGATACAGAAATGATAGTAAATGTCATGTGGAAAGATGCCCAAGAAACTTTTGACAAAAAGATATGTGAAATTCTCGATGTATTCACAACCAATGCACTTTTTTGTGAAGATGAAGAAACGCAAATTAGAAATTACAGAAAAATACTAGCTCCTTTAATGGATCGCCATTTGCCTAAATGGGATATAAAACATGATAACCAAAAGTATGTGCCATATAATATGGTAAATTTACTGCATTCATTcatgtcaaaattaaaaaatgtatttttagaccCGAATCTAGTTATTCCagttaaaatgtttaaagataTACTAAGCAAAATTGAAAATTCCTTAATAGCTgaagaaaattatgttttcataaCAACTTGGAAACTTCTAACTTCCTTTACTGAACTAGTGAATACGCATAGACCTTCCATTGGTTATGTTGAGATGGAACAAACTGATGAGGTTTTGGATACACGAGTTGGCTATaaacgatataaatatttagatgaaAAATGGGATGAactttttgcaaaaataattccAACCTTTGCAAAAGTTTGTAGCGATAACTTACAAatagatatagaaaaatattttccatcaaTATACACATTGTTTGGACAAGCTGTGAcaactgttatatataagttCGATCCAGATTATGCTAATTATATGTTCTATAAGCATATGCTAACTATTAATAAGTCAAAGGAAAACTACTTAATGGTGCTTGAGTACAGCACCGTATATGCACCTGAGGGAAAAGAAGAAATTCTGGATGAAATACGTAGCTTACTGGAGTCGCACCCCTCGTTAGAGGTCAAATTACATTACGCcgaagaatttaatattttagatattacaaCTTTATCCCAATATACCTATTAA
- the LOC115441315 gene encoding chromobox protein homolog 1 isoform X2 has protein sequence MADKKKENEPEGEEEFSVEKVLDRRVRNGKVEYYLKWKGYSDEDNTWEPEENLDCPDLIQAFEEARKKKEAEGKSIKVDKDAKKRKSAATPDLKGAKKIKSDDKKTSGFDRGLEPEKIIGATDSSGELMFLMKWQGTDEADLVPAKQANVRCPQVVIQFYEERLTWHTPAPDEAANED, from the exons ATGGCGGATAAGAAGAAGGAGAATGAGCCAGAAGGTGAAGAAGAGTTCTCTGTGGAGAAGGTGCTTGATCGCCGTGTGAGGAACGGAAAG GTGGAGTACTATCTAAAATGGAAAGGTTACAGTGATGAGGACAACACATGGGAGCCAGAAGAAAACTTGGATTGTCCAGATCTTATACAGGCTTTTGAAGAAGCTAGGAAAAAGAAAGAGGCTG AGGGAAAAAGTATAAAGGTTGACAAGGATGCGAAAAAACGTAAATCGGCAGCGACGCCAGACCTTAAAGgtgctaaaaaaataaaaagtgacgACAAAAAGACTTCAGGCTTTGATCGTGGTTTGGAACCAGAGAAAATTATTG gtGCCACAGACAGCAGTGGCGAGTTAATGTTCCTAATGAAGTGGCAAGGCACGGATGAAGCTGACTTGGTGCCAGCAAAACAAGCCAACGTCCGGTGTCCGCAGGTCGTCATACAGTTCTATGAGGAGAGGCTCACATGGCACACGCCCGCACCCGATGAGGCGGCAAACGAGGACTAG
- the LOC115441315 gene encoding chromobox protein homolog 1 isoform X1, producing MPLLEEGTKDMADKKKENEPEGEEEFSVEKVLDRRVRNGKVEYYLKWKGYSDEDNTWEPEENLDCPDLIQAFEEARKKKEAEGKSIKVDKDAKKRKSAATPDLKGAKKIKSDDKKTSGFDRGLEPEKIIGATDSSGELMFLMKWQGTDEADLVPAKQANVRCPQVVIQFYEERLTWHTPAPDEAANED from the exons ATGCCCCTCTTAGAAGAAGGAACTAAAg ATATGGCGGATAAGAAGAAGGAGAATGAGCCAGAAGGTGAAGAAGAGTTCTCTGTGGAGAAGGTGCTTGATCGCCGTGTGAGGAACGGAAAG GTGGAGTACTATCTAAAATGGAAAGGTTACAGTGATGAGGACAACACATGGGAGCCAGAAGAAAACTTGGATTGTCCAGATCTTATACAGGCTTTTGAAGAAGCTAGGAAAAAGAAAGAGGCTG AGGGAAAAAGTATAAAGGTTGACAAGGATGCGAAAAAACGTAAATCGGCAGCGACGCCAGACCTTAAAGgtgctaaaaaaataaaaagtgacgACAAAAAGACTTCAGGCTTTGATCGTGGTTTGGAACCAGAGAAAATTATTG gtGCCACAGACAGCAGTGGCGAGTTAATGTTCCTAATGAAGTGGCAAGGCACGGATGAAGCTGACTTGGTGCCAGCAAAACAAGCCAACGTCCGGTGTCCGCAGGTCGTCATACAGTTCTATGAGGAGAGGCTCACATGGCACACGCCCGCACCCGATGAGGCGGCAAACGAGGACTAG